A part of Periophthalmus magnuspinnatus isolate fPerMag1 chromosome 19, fPerMag1.2.pri, whole genome shotgun sequence genomic DNA contains:
- the pdap1a gene encoding pdgfa associated protein 1a, translating to MPRGGKKGHKGRGKQFSNPEEIDRQMRAQREMEEAAGAEKGSASESEEESSSEDESENRKRSGVEGLIEIENPNRVSQKSKKVTELEVEAPKELSRREREEIEKQKSKERYMKLHLEGKTDQARADLARLAIIKKQREEAAKKREELRKEKEAEEAKGKR from the exons ATGCCGCGTGGCG GGAAAAAGGGCCACAAAGGCCGAGGAAAGCAGTTCAGCAACCCAGAGGAGATAGACCGGCAAATGCGGGCTCAAAGAGAGATG GAAGAGGCTGCTGGAGCAGAGAAGGGCAGTGCTTCAGAATCTGAAGAAGAAAGCAGCAGTGAAGATGAATCTGAA AACAGGAAAAGGAGTGGGGTTGAGGGCCTTATTGAAATTGAGAACCCCAACCGTGTGTCTCAGAAGAGCAAGAAGGTGACAGAGCTAGAGGTAGAGGCACCAAAGGAACTGTCGCGTCGAGAGAG agaggagatagagaagcAGAAGTCCAAGGAACGCTACATGAAGCTGCATCTTGAGGGCAAGACGGATCAGGCCAGGGCTGATCTGGCTCGACTGGCTATCAtcaagaaacagagagaggaggctgcAAAAAAGAGGGAAGAACTCAGGAAGG AAAAAGAAGCTGAAGAAGCCAAAGGAAAGCGTTAG
- the cby1 gene encoding protein chibby homolog 1, giving the protein MPLFKSTFSPKKTPARKAASLSSLHTLDRSTRETELGIEYGPPCMNIGGQNWKFEEGQWITESSGTVSNKEMQRLKKRNTQLEEENNLLKLKIEILMDMLTETTVQYHLMEKELEDVNPH; this is encoded by the exons ATGCCACTGTTTAAGAGCACATTTAGTCCAAAGAAGACGCCTGCTCGAAAAGCTGCTTCTCTATCAAGTCTCCACACA TTGGACAGATCAACGAGAGAAACAGAATTAGGAATTGAATATGGACCTCCCTGTATGAACATTGGAGGTCAGAACTGGAAATTTGAAGAAGGACAGTGGATAACCG AATCTAGTGGAACGGTATCAAACAAGGAAATGCAGAGACTCAAGAAAAGAAATACACAGTTAGAAGAAGAAAACAACCTTCTGAAACTGAAGATTGAAATTCTCATGGACATg CTGACAGAGACGACGGTACAATATCACCTGATGGAGAAGGAATTAGAAGATGTAAATCCTCATTAA